A genome region from Dickeya dadantii NCPPB 898 includes the following:
- a CDS encoding multicopper oxidase family protein, whose translation MTCRDIFIFLLTLVVFDSHADGPSAENEKTLDENKEAAFLFENPPHLQRLTRSLLQNHFSGVQEGNREKYYELDVGYVDGKIYDPSQNRFQKVHLRGYTGSTDRQPVIGAPFVAPQIDVMPGDTVRILLKNNLPVDSSCQPHQMENGKMSMPTHTGMAQPAADDSRSSSKLFDPPHCFNGTNLHAHGAWISPAGNSDNVLLSVNPGNSFEYQYNFSQDIPAGTLWYHTHRHGSTALQVSSGMAGALIIHGDRKPTASSNGDLDTLLIDPDTQKPFPEHTVLFQQIQYACLGKDGKLKRDKQGNINWECRPNETGVIESYDQFGPGTWQASGRWTSINGVVLPTFKATAGQVERWRLIHAGVRETINLEFRKIKAGQSLNELHRKAYLGNLRRQDVGALINELCSGEKVPFQVVAADGLTMSHSLTADKVTLQPGYRYDLLAMFPQAGGYCMIQPSQSMTGSITGNAQGNSLLGFVSVSGTDNIAVQDFVPALRRKLTYSAQKLMPEEVRQEIIHDLNRDDNQIYLTRFAPHTRDVSDEEIAGQPKQKIVFFAGGTQPNKANIFAIGHDFGVEKVNGVWLPKQIKAYDPNRIDIKLPLWASQEWELRSYSVSHPFHIHVNPFQIVAIYDPQGRDVSLPGVTEADGDSQFAGLKGQWKDTIFVKTNLLPGQLTSTPQNYYRILLRTRYQRYIGEFVLHCHILDHEDKGMMQNVEIVLPQTQRNQTAPAK comes from the coding sequence GTGACATGTCGGGATATTTTTATTTTCCTGCTGACATTGGTGGTATTTGATAGCCATGCCGATGGCCCATCGGCAGAAAATGAGAAGACGCTGGATGAAAATAAAGAAGCTGCTTTTCTATTTGAAAATCCGCCGCATTTGCAGCGACTGACCAGGTCGCTATTGCAGAATCATTTTAGTGGGGTGCAGGAGGGAAACAGAGAAAAATATTATGAATTGGATGTCGGGTATGTGGATGGGAAAATTTATGATCCGTCGCAAAACCGTTTCCAGAAGGTGCATTTACGGGGATACACCGGCAGTACGGACAGGCAGCCGGTTATCGGGGCGCCGTTTGTGGCGCCGCAGATTGATGTCATGCCCGGCGATACGGTGCGTATCCTGCTTAAGAACAATTTGCCGGTAGATAGCAGTTGTCAGCCGCATCAGATGGAGAACGGGAAGATGTCGATGCCGACTCATACCGGCATGGCACAACCAGCGGCGGACGATTCGAGATCGTCATCGAAACTGTTTGATCCGCCTCACTGCTTTAATGGTACCAACCTGCATGCCCACGGCGCCTGGATCAGCCCGGCAGGCAACAGCGACAATGTGCTGCTGTCGGTGAATCCGGGCAACAGCTTTGAATACCAGTACAACTTCTCGCAGGATATTCCGGCCGGCACGCTTTGGTATCACACACACCGGCATGGCTCTACCGCGTTGCAGGTTTCCAGCGGCATGGCGGGAGCGCTGATCATTCACGGTGACCGCAAACCTACCGCATCGTCGAATGGCGATCTGGATACACTGCTGATTGACCCCGATACTCAGAAGCCGTTCCCTGAGCACACCGTATTGTTCCAGCAGATCCAGTACGCTTGTTTAGGAAAGGACGGGAAGCTGAAGCGGGATAAGCAGGGCAATATCAACTGGGAGTGCCGCCCGAATGAGACCGGCGTGATTGAAAGTTACGATCAGTTTGGCCCCGGCACCTGGCAGGCGTCCGGCCGCTGGACCAGCATCAACGGCGTGGTGCTGCCTACCTTTAAAGCCACCGCCGGGCAGGTAGAGCGCTGGCGGCTGATTCACGCCGGGGTGCGGGAAACCATCAATCTGGAATTCCGTAAGATAAAAGCGGGTCAGAGTCTTAACGAATTGCATCGCAAGGCGTATCTGGGCAATTTACGCCGTCAGGACGTGGGTGCGCTGATTAACGAACTCTGTTCTGGTGAAAAAGTGCCTTTCCAGGTGGTCGCCGCTGATGGACTAACCATGTCCCATTCGCTGACGGCGGATAAGGTAACGTTACAGCCGGGGTACCGCTATGATTTGCTGGCGATGTTTCCGCAAGCGGGCGGTTATTGCATGATCCAGCCATCCCAGTCTATGACCGGCAGTATTACCGGTAACGCTCAGGGCAACAGTTTGCTGGGGTTTGTTTCCGTATCCGGGACGGACAATATTGCGGTGCAGGATTTTGTGCCGGCCTTACGACGGAAGCTGACCTATTCGGCGCAAAAGCTGATGCCGGAGGAGGTTCGGCAGGAGATCATTCATGACCTGAATCGTGATGATAACCAGATCTATCTCACCCGGTTCGCTCCGCATACAAGGGATGTGAGTGATGAAGAGATTGCCGGTCAGCCAAAACAGAAAATCGTCTTTTTTGCCGGAGGCACACAGCCGAATAAAGCAAACATCTTCGCCATTGGTCACGATTTTGGCGTCGAAAAAGTTAACGGTGTGTGGTTACCGAAACAGATAAAGGCTTATGATCCTAACCGCATCGATATAAAGTTGCCGCTATGGGCGTCGCAAGAATGGGAACTGCGCTCGTACAGCGTCAGTCATCCATTTCATATCCATGTGAATCCGTTCCAGATTGTCGCGATTTACGACCCTCAAGGGCGTGATGTCAGCCTGCCCGGCGTCACGGAAGCCGATGGCGACAGCCAGTTTGCCGGATTGAAAGGGCAGTGGAAAGACACGATTTTCGTCAAAACCAACCTGTTGCCCGGCCAGTTGACTAGCACGCCGCAAAACTATTACCGCATTCTGCTGAGAACCCGCTATCAGCGTTATATCGGTGAATTCGTATTGCATTGCCACATTCTGGACCATGAGGATAAGGGAATGATGCAAAATGTCGAGATTGTGCTGCCGCAAACGCAGAGGAACCAAACCGCGCCAGCGAAGTGA
- the nuoM gene encoding NADH-quinone oxidoreductase subunit M, translating to MLLPWLILIPFIGGLLCWQLERFGTRVPRWIALISMGLTLALSLQLWLQGSFSLATPTGLPQWQSEFVLNWVPRFGISIHLALDGLSLLMVVLTGLLGVLAILCSWREIQRYQGFFHLNLLWILGGVIGVFLAIDMFLFFFFWEMMLVPMYFLIALWGHKGSDGKTRIAAATKFFIYTQASGLVMLIAILALVFAHHNATGEWTFDYSRLLKTPMSYGLEYALMLGFFIAFAVKMPVVPLHGWLPDAHSQAPTAGSVDLAGILLKTAAYGLLRFSLPLFPNASHDFAPIAMWLGVIGIFYGAWMAFKQTDIKRLIAYTSVSHMGFVMIAIYSGSQLAYQGAVVQMIAHGLSAAGLFIICGQLYERLHTRDLRQMGGLWGRIRYLPALSLFFAVATLGMPGTGNFVGEFMILFGSYPVVPVITVISTFGLVFASVYSLVMMQRAFYGAAKSDAPLQGMTARELSLILLLVVLLVLLGVYPQPILDTSSAAMANIQQWFTSSVQGSTISTTGL from the coding sequence ATGCTACTACCTTGGCTGATTCTTATCCCCTTTATCGGCGGCCTGCTGTGCTGGCAGCTCGAGCGTTTTGGCACTCGCGTGCCGCGCTGGATCGCGCTGATCTCCATGGGGCTGACACTGGCGCTGTCACTGCAGTTGTGGCTGCAGGGCAGCTTTTCGCTGGCGACACCGACGGGCCTGCCGCAATGGCAGTCGGAGTTCGTGCTGAACTGGGTTCCGCGTTTCGGTATCTCGATTCACCTGGCGCTGGACGGACTGTCATTGCTGATGGTGGTGCTGACCGGCCTGCTGGGCGTGCTGGCGATCCTCTGTTCCTGGCGTGAGATTCAACGCTATCAGGGCTTCTTCCATCTCAACCTGCTGTGGATTCTCGGCGGTGTGATTGGCGTCTTCCTGGCCATCGACATGTTCCTGTTCTTCTTCTTCTGGGAAATGATGCTGGTGCCGATGTACTTCCTGATCGCACTGTGGGGACACAAAGGCTCGGATGGCAAGACCCGTATCGCGGCGGCGACCAAGTTCTTCATCTACACCCAGGCGAGCGGTCTGGTGATGTTGATCGCCATTCTGGCGCTGGTGTTCGCGCACCACAATGCCACCGGCGAATGGACCTTCGATTACTCCCGTCTGCTGAAAACGCCGATGTCCTACGGTCTGGAATATGCGTTGATGCTGGGCTTCTTCATCGCTTTCGCGGTGAAAATGCCGGTGGTGCCGTTGCATGGCTGGCTGCCGGATGCGCACAGTCAGGCGCCGACCGCAGGTTCAGTGGACCTGGCGGGGATCCTGCTGAAAACCGCGGCCTACGGTCTGCTGCGATTCAGCCTGCCGCTGTTCCCGAATGCCTCCCACGATTTTGCGCCTATCGCCATGTGGCTGGGCGTTATCGGTATCTTCTACGGCGCCTGGATGGCGTTCAAACAGACCGACATCAAACGCCTTATCGCTTACACCTCGGTGTCGCACATGGGCTTTGTGATGATTGCCATCTATTCCGGCAGTCAACTGGCTTATCAGGGCGCGGTGGTGCAGATGATTGCCCACGGTCTGTCGGCCGCCGGCCTGTTCATCATTTGCGGTCAGCTGTATGAACGCCTGCATACCCGCGATTTGCGTCAGATGGGCGGTTTGTGGGGACGTATTCGCTATTTGCCTGCGCTGTCGCTGTTTTTCGCGGTAGCCACGCTGGGGATGCCGGGGACCGGTAACTTTGTCGGCGAATTCATGATTCTGTTCGGCAGCTACCCGGTGGTGCCGGTGATTACGGTGATCTCAACCTTCGGTCTGGTGTTCGCTTCCGTTTATTCGCTGGTGATGATGCAGCGCGCTTTCTACGGCGCCGCTAAATCGGACGCGCCGCTGCAGGGGATGACCGCGCGCGAACTGTCGCTCATTCTGCTGCTGGTGGTGTTGCTGGTGCTGCTGGGCGTTTATCCGCAGCCAATCCTGGATACATCCAGCGCGGCGATGGCCAATATCCAGCAATGGTTTACGTCATCGGTTCAGGGTTCAACAATTTCAACGACAGGGCTGTAA
- the nuoK gene encoding NADH-quinone oxidoreductase subunit NuoK, whose protein sequence is MIPLQHGLLLAAILFVLGLTGLVIRRNLLFMLICLEIMINAAALAFVVAGSYWGQPDGQVMYILAITLAAAEASIGLALLLQLYRRRQTLNIDTVSEMRG, encoded by the coding sequence ATGATTCCGCTACAACATGGCTTGCTGCTGGCGGCCATCCTCTTCGTGCTGGGGCTGACCGGGTTGGTGATTCGTCGCAATCTGCTGTTCATGCTGATCTGTCTGGAAATCATGATTAACGCCGCGGCGTTGGCTTTCGTGGTCGCCGGCAGCTATTGGGGGCAACCGGATGGTCAGGTGATGTATATCCTGGCTATTACGCTGGCCGCGGCCGAAGCCAGTATTGGCCTGGCGCTGCTGCTCCAGCTGTATCGCCGCCGTCAGACCCTGAATATTGATACTGTCAGTGAGATGCGCGGATGA
- the nuoI gene encoding NADH-quinone oxidoreductase subunit NuoI, whose amino-acid sequence MTLKELLIGFGTQVRSICMVGSNAFKKRETKMYPEEPVNPPPRFRGRIVLTRDPDGQERCVACNLCAVACPVGCISLQKAEMKDGRWYPEFFRINFSRCIFCGMCEEACPTTAIQLTPDFEMGEFKRQDLVYEKDDLLISGPGKYPEYNFYRMAGMAVDGKEKGEAENEAKPIDVKGLLP is encoded by the coding sequence ATGACACTGAAAGAACTTTTGATTGGTTTCGGCACCCAGGTACGCAGTATCTGCATGGTGGGTTCCAACGCGTTTAAAAAGCGTGAAACCAAAATGTATCCGGAAGAGCCGGTGAATCCGCCGCCGCGTTTTCGCGGCCGCATCGTGCTGACTCGCGATCCGGACGGACAGGAGCGTTGCGTAGCCTGTAACCTGTGCGCCGTGGCCTGCCCGGTAGGGTGTATCTCCCTGCAGAAGGCGGAAATGAAGGATGGCCGCTGGTATCCGGAGTTTTTCCGCATCAACTTCTCCCGCTGCATTTTCTGCGGTATGTGTGAGGAGGCCTGCCCGACGACGGCGATTCAGCTGACCCCCGATTTCGAAATGGGTGAGTTCAAGCGTCAGGATCTGGTGTACGAAAAAGACGATCTGCTGATCTCGGGGCCGGGTAAATATCCGGAATACAACTTCTACCGGATGGCCGGTATGGCTGTTGATGGGAAAGAGAAGGGCGAAGCCGAAAACGAAGCCAAACCCATTGACGTTAAAGGCCTGCTGCCCTAA
- the nuoH gene encoding NADH-quinone oxidoreductase subunit NuoH: MNWLTPEVLDILATVGKAIVILLVVVSCGALMSMGERRLLALFQGRYGPNRVGWGGSLQLVADMLKMFFKEDWTPPFADKVIFTLAPVIAFTSLLLSFAIVPVSPTWQVANLNIGVLFFLMMAGLAVYAVLFAGWSSNNKYSLLGAVRASAQTLSYEVFLGLSLMGVVAQAGSFNMADIVNAQSTVWNVVPQFFGFITFAIAGVAVCHRHPFDQPEAEQELADGYHIEYAGMKFGLFFVGEYIGIVTVSALIVTLFFGGWHGPFLPPFVWFALKTAFFMMMFILIRASLPRPRYDQVMAFGWRVCLPLTLLNLLATAAVILYNA; the protein is encoded by the coding sequence ATGAATTGGTTGACTCCGGAAGTACTGGACATCCTGGCCACCGTCGGCAAAGCGATCGTGATTCTGCTGGTCGTGGTGAGCTGCGGCGCGCTCATGAGTATGGGGGAGCGCCGTCTGCTGGCGCTGTTCCAGGGGCGTTACGGGCCTAACCGCGTGGGCTGGGGCGGTTCGCTGCAGCTGGTGGCGGACATGCTCAAGATGTTCTTCAAAGAAGACTGGACGCCGCCGTTCGCCGACAAGGTGATTTTCACCCTGGCGCCGGTGATTGCCTTTACTTCACTGTTGCTGTCGTTCGCCATCGTACCGGTCAGCCCGACCTGGCAGGTGGCCAATCTGAACATCGGGGTGCTGTTCTTCCTGATGATGGCGGGCCTGGCGGTTTATGCCGTGCTGTTCGCCGGCTGGTCCAGTAACAACAAATACTCGCTGCTGGGTGCGGTGCGTGCTTCTGCGCAAACGTTGAGTTATGAGGTGTTCCTCGGTTTGTCCCTGATGGGGGTGGTGGCGCAGGCCGGCTCGTTCAACATGGCCGATATCGTCAATGCGCAGTCTACGGTGTGGAACGTCGTCCCGCAGTTCTTCGGCTTTATTACCTTTGCGATCGCCGGCGTGGCGGTGTGTCACCGTCATCCGTTCGACCAGCCGGAAGCCGAGCAGGAACTGGCGGATGGTTACCATATCGAATACGCCGGGATGAAGTTCGGTCTGTTCTTCGTTGGCGAATACATCGGTATCGTGACGGTTTCCGCGTTGATCGTGACGCTGTTCTTCGGTGGCTGGCACGGACCTTTCCTGCCGCCGTTCGTCTGGTTTGCGCTGAAGACGGCGTTTTTCATGATGATGTTCATCTTGATTCGTGCTTCGCTGCCCCGTCCGCGTTATGACCAGGTGATGGCGTTTGGCTGGCGGGTGTGTCTGCCGCTGACGCTGCTGAACCTGCTGGCGACCGCCGCGGTCATTCTGTACAACGCTTGA
- the nuoL gene encoding NADH-quinone oxidoreductase subunit L, producing the protein MNLLYLTILFPLIGFLLLAFSRGRWSENVSATVGVGSIGLAALVTGGVVVDFLSQQQPGGVTFFSQHLWSWMTVGKFDIGVTLALDGLSLTMLSVVTGVGFFIHLFASWYMRGEEGYSRFFAYTNLFIASMVVLVLADNLLLMYLGWEGVGLCSYLLIGFYYTNPNNGAAAMKAFIVTRVGDVLLAFALFILYRELGTLNFRDLMVLAPQHLAEGSPAITWATLMLLGGAVGKSAQLPLQTWLADAMAGPTPVSALIHAATMVTAGVYLIARTHGLFLLAPDVLNLVANVGAVTLLLAGFAALVQTDIKRVLAYSTMSQIGYMFLALGVQAWDAAIFHLMTHAFFKALLFLSSGSVILACHHEQNIFKMGGLRKTIPLVYACFLVGGAALSALPMVTAGFFSKDEILAGAWANGHINLVIAGLVGAFMTSLYTFRMIFIVFHGEAKTKAHAGKGISHHLPLLVLLVLSTFVGAQIALPLHGVLPATTELEHGQVMTLEIASGVVAIAGILLAAALWLGKRQLVTSIANSAPGRFFSTWWFHAWGFDWLYDKVFVKPYLAIATLLQRDPLNALMNIPAILTRWGNRTLIVSENGQVRWYVASMGVGAVVLLALLLLV; encoded by the coding sequence ATGAACTTACTCTATTTAACAATTCTGTTTCCGCTGATCGGATTCCTGTTGCTGGCCTTCTCTCGCGGGCGCTGGTCGGAAAATGTTTCCGCCACCGTCGGTGTGGGGTCTATTGGGTTGGCTGCGCTGGTGACTGGCGGAGTCGTGGTGGATTTTCTCAGCCAGCAACAGCCTGGCGGGGTGACCTTCTTCAGTCAGCACCTATGGAGCTGGATGACGGTCGGCAAGTTCGACATCGGCGTTACGCTGGCGCTGGACGGCCTGTCGCTGACTATGTTGTCGGTAGTGACCGGCGTGGGTTTCTTCATCCATCTGTTCGCTTCCTGGTACATGCGTGGTGAAGAGGGGTACTCCCGCTTCTTCGCCTACACCAACCTGTTTATCGCCAGCATGGTGGTACTGGTGCTGGCGGATAACCTGCTGCTGATGTACCTCGGTTGGGAAGGGGTGGGGCTGTGCAGTTATCTGCTGATCGGTTTCTACTACACCAACCCGAATAACGGCGCCGCGGCGATGAAAGCGTTCATCGTGACCCGCGTGGGCGACGTGCTGCTGGCGTTCGCGCTGTTTATCCTGTACCGCGAGCTGGGTACGCTGAACTTCCGCGATCTGATGGTACTGGCGCCGCAGCATCTGGCTGAAGGCTCCCCGGCGATCACCTGGGCGACGCTGATGTTGCTGGGTGGCGCGGTCGGTAAATCGGCACAGCTGCCGTTGCAGACTTGGCTGGCGGATGCGATGGCTGGTCCGACGCCGGTTTCCGCATTGATCCACGCCGCGACCATGGTGACCGCGGGCGTGTATCTGATTGCCCGTACCCACGGCCTGTTCCTGCTGGCGCCGGATGTGCTGAATCTGGTTGCTAATGTGGGTGCCGTCACGCTGTTGCTGGCTGGTTTCGCCGCGCTGGTGCAAACCGATATCAAACGCGTGCTGGCCTATTCGACAATGAGCCAGATTGGTTACATGTTCCTGGCGCTTGGCGTGCAGGCATGGGATGCCGCTATCTTCCATCTGATGACCCATGCGTTCTTCAAGGCGTTGCTGTTCCTGTCGTCCGGTTCGGTGATTCTGGCCTGCCATCATGAGCAGAACATCTTCAAGATGGGCGGTCTGCGTAAAACCATTCCGCTGGTGTATGCCTGCTTCCTGGTGGGCGGCGCCGCGCTGTCGGCGTTGCCGATGGTCACCGCCGGCTTCTTCAGTAAGGATGAAATTCTGGCCGGTGCCTGGGCCAACGGTCACATTAATCTGGTGATTGCCGGTCTGGTGGGGGCGTTCATGACATCGCTGTACACCTTCCGGATGATTTTTATCGTGTTCCATGGTGAAGCAAAAACCAAAGCCCACGCAGGCAAGGGGATTTCCCATCACCTGCCGTTGCTGGTGCTGCTGGTGCTGTCCACCTTTGTCGGCGCTCAGATTGCGCTGCCGCTGCACGGCGTACTGCCGGCCACGACCGAGCTTGAGCACGGTCAGGTCATGACGCTGGAAATCGCCTCCGGCGTGGTGGCGATTGCCGGTATTCTGCTGGCGGCCGCATTGTGGCTGGGCAAACGTCAGTTGGTGACGAGCATCGCCAACAGCGCGCCGGGTCGTTTCTTCTCGACATGGTGGTTCCATGCGTGGGGATTCGACTGGCTGTATGACAAGGTCTTCGTCAAACCGTATCTGGCTATTGCGACGTTGCTGCAGCGTGACCCGCTCAATGCGCTGATGAACATTCCGGCCATCCTGACCCGCTGGGGCAACCGTACGCTGATCGTCAGCGAAAACGGGCAGGTGCGCTGGTATGTCGCCTCAATGGGGGTCGGCGCCGTGGTGTTGCTGGCGCTGCTGTTGCTGGTCTAA
- the nuoJ gene encoding NADH-quinone oxidoreductase subunit J: MEFAFYATAIIAVLATLRVITHTNPVHALLYLIVSLLAVAGVFFSLGAYFAGALEIIVYAGAIMVLFVFVVMMLNLGNSVDEQEKLWLKPSVWVGPGVLSLILLAIIVKGILSVTGQNIAGNIVDAKAVGISLFGPYVLAVELASMLLLAGLVVAFHIGREDKRGELIAKDQDADKKTTEERA, translated from the coding sequence ATGGAATTCGCTTTTTATGCGACTGCGATTATTGCGGTACTGGCGACGTTACGTGTCATTACCCACACCAATCCAGTACATGCATTACTTTATTTGATTGTTTCGTTACTGGCGGTTGCCGGTGTGTTCTTCTCGCTGGGCGCGTATTTCGCCGGGGCGCTGGAGATCATTGTTTACGCCGGCGCCATCATGGTGTTGTTCGTCTTCGTGGTGATGATGCTGAACCTCGGCAATTCGGTCGATGAGCAGGAAAAACTGTGGCTGAAACCCAGCGTATGGGTGGGGCCGGGCGTGCTGTCCCTGATTCTGTTGGCGATCATCGTCAAAGGGATCCTCAGCGTCACCGGCCAGAACATCGCCGGCAATATCGTTGATGCCAAAGCGGTCGGCATCAGCCTGTTCGGGCCGTATGTGCTGGCGGTGGAGCTGGCGTCGATGCTGCTGCTGGCCGGCTTAGTCGTGGCTTTCCACATCGGTCGTGAAGACAAGCGCGGAGAGCTGATTGCCAAAGATCAGGATGCCGACAAGAAAACAACGGAGGAACGCGCATGA
- the nuoN gene encoding NADH-quinone oxidoreductase subunit NuoN, which translates to MTITPQQLIAISPLLIVGLTVVVVMLCIAWRRNHFVNATLTVIGLNIALLSLYLVGQVGPTDVTPLIRVDGFSMFYTGLVLAASLATSTFAYPWLEGYPDNKDEFYLLVLIAALGGILLASANHLAAFFIGIELISLPLFGMVGYAFRQKRSLEAAIKYMLLSAAASSFLLFGMALVYADSGSLSFASLGKSLNDHQLHAPLLLVGLGMMLVGLGFKLSLVPFHLWTPDVYQGAPAPVSTFLATASKIAIFGAMMRLFLYAPLVDAESVRTTLGVIAFASILFGNLMAVAQSNIKRLLGYSSIAHLGYLLVALIAVQTQQLALETIGVYLAGYLFSSLGAFGVVSLMSSPYRGPDADSLFSYRGLFWHKPILSAVMTVMMLSLAGIPMTLGFFGKFYVLAVGVNAHLWWLSAAVVVGSAIGLYYYLRVLISLYLSAPQTLNRDTPNNWALTAGGVVVLISSVLVLLLGLYPQPLISLVQLAQPLM; encoded by the coding sequence ATGACAATAACTCCTCAACAACTGATCGCGATATCGCCACTGTTAATCGTCGGATTGACAGTCGTGGTTGTGATGCTGTGCATTGCGTGGCGACGCAACCATTTTGTCAACGCTACGCTGACGGTCATCGGCCTGAACATCGCGTTGTTATCGCTGTATCTGGTCGGCCAGGTTGGGCCGACCGATGTCACCCCGCTGATCCGGGTGGACGGATTCTCGATGTTCTACACCGGCCTGGTGCTGGCGGCGAGCCTGGCGACCAGTACTTTCGCCTACCCGTGGCTGGAAGGCTATCCGGACAATAAAGACGAGTTCTATCTGCTGGTGCTGATTGCCGCGCTGGGCGGCATTCTGCTGGCGAGCGCCAACCATCTGGCGGCGTTCTTTATCGGCATCGAACTGATTTCCCTGCCGCTGTTCGGTATGGTGGGCTATGCCTTCCGTCAGAAGCGTTCGCTGGAAGCAGCCATCAAATACATGCTGCTGTCCGCCGCCGCGTCCTCGTTCCTGCTGTTCGGCATGGCGCTGGTGTATGCCGATTCCGGTAGCCTGAGCTTCGCCAGTCTCGGCAAAAGCCTGAATGACCACCAGTTGCATGCGCCGTTGTTGCTGGTCGGCCTGGGTATGATGCTGGTCGGGCTGGGCTTCAAGCTGTCGCTGGTGCCGTTCCATCTGTGGACGCCGGACGTGTATCAGGGGGCGCCGGCGCCGGTTTCCACCTTCCTGGCGACCGCCAGCAAGATCGCCATCTTCGGTGCTATGATGCGTTTGTTCCTGTACGCACCGCTGGTGGACGCTGAATCGGTGCGCACCACGCTGGGCGTGATCGCTTTCGCGTCGATCCTGTTCGGTAACCTGATGGCGGTGGCGCAAAGCAACATCAAGCGTCTGCTGGGGTACTCGTCCATCGCGCATCTGGGTTACCTGCTGGTGGCGCTGATTGCGGTGCAGACTCAGCAACTGGCGCTGGAAACCATCGGCGTGTATCTGGCCGGTTACCTGTTCAGCAGCCTGGGCGCGTTTGGTGTCGTAAGCCTGATGTCCAGCCCGTATCGGGGTCCGGATGCGGATTCGCTGTTCTCTTACCGCGGTCTGTTCTGGCATAAGCCGATCCTGTCCGCAGTGATGACGGTGATGATGCTGTCGCTGGCGGGTATTCCGATGACGCTGGGCTTCTTCGGCAAATTCTACGTGCTGGCGGTAGGCGTGAATGCGCACCTGTGGTGGCTGAGTGCGGCAGTGGTGGTAGGCAGCGCCATCGGTCTGTATTACTACCTGCGTGTCTTGATAAGTTTGTACCTGAGCGCGCCGCAAACCCTGAACCGTGATACGCCGAATAACTGGGCATTGACCGCCGGCGGTGTTGTGGTACTGATTTCGTCCGTGTTGGTGTTGCTGCTGGGCCTCTATCCGCAGCCGCTGATTTCGCTGGTGCAACTGGCGCAGCCACTGATGTAA